The Lycium barbarum isolate Lr01 chromosome 12, ASM1917538v2, whole genome shotgun sequence genome includes a region encoding these proteins:
- the LOC132624184 gene encoding actin-related protein 2/3 complex subunit 3-like: MWQYIIARRVCPSGNTSNCTYTRALMIACILDGIPVNVGHYNIRELKHKEDTIRSTQIGKAQDLSIEKQNQNGEKKTKNMGYHPSFVDEEGITKACGCPLLPLKSHINEFASDTEQDTLLDIVDESITFFRANIFFRNFDIKSSTDKLLIYLTLYINMALKRLEGCRTLAEGKRSIFNLGLENIVIPGEPGFPFPGLFASPKSQQEAEQFRNYLKQLREETSERLLNVAYRPNGTPNKWWLAFSKRSFLSFRSIVPTQDIEINASTEE, translated from the exons ATGTGGCAGTATATCATTGCTCGCAGGGTTTGCCCTTCGGGGAACACTTCGAACTGCACGTACACCCGTGCTCTGATGATTGCTTGCATACTGGATGGCATTCCAGTGAATGTTGGCCATTACAATATCCGGGAGCT GAAACATAAAGAAGATACAATCAGAAGCACGCAAATAGGTAAAGCACAGGACTTATCAATTGAGAAACAAAACCAAAATGGCGAAAAGAAAACGAAAAATATG GGTTATCATCCAAGTTTTGTTGATGAGGAAGGAATTACCAAAGCTTGTGGGTGTCCTTTACTGCCTCTGAAAAGCCATATAAATGAATTTGCTTCTGATACAGAACAAG ATACACTGTTAGATATCGTGGACGAATCAATCACATTCTTTCGAGCAAATATCTTCTTTAGGAACTTTGATATTAAAAGCTCAACTGATAAGCTTCTCATCTATTTGACTTTGTATATCAATATGGCATTGAAGAGGCTAGAAGGCTGCAGAACTTTAGCTGAAGGGAAAAGGTCAATATTTAACCTTGGTTTGGAAAATATTGTCATACCTGGGGAGCCAGGTTTTCCATTTCCAGGCTTATTTGCTTCACCAAAGTCTCAACAGGAAGCAG AGCAATTCAGGAATTACCTAAAGCAATTGCGGGAGGAAACAAGTGAGAGATTATTAAATGTTGCTTATCGACCTAATGGAACTCCAAATAAATGGTGGCTAGCATTTTCCAAGAGATCATTTCTTAGCTTCCGATCAATTGTGCCTACACAGGATATAGAGATTAACGCTTCTACAGAGGAATGA